From one Sulfurirhabdus autotrophica genomic stretch:
- a CDS encoding putative bifunctional diguanylate cyclase/phosphodiesterase yields the protein MQTDSTTLIKLINWLAGTVAIFIAAAVPASYLFISYQYVGAELQTKANYTAIQITALINKTPATWIREEQKLTALLSSIPETEKTPESSFITDIHGKTIASSPTNWPATVTISRSAAFYDSGLEIGNVTLIRSLLPLFTTTALFGLAGITLGLIIFIALRVLPIRALNSAVNAMRQKEKRLQVVLENAADGILSVALDGLIESSNPAAEKIFGLPQITGMNFSELVPDPHATRLTNQLTQRGKSESIGKHADGSSFPIELDISEAMMDKRLTLIVIVRDISERKEAEQKLSFLANFDSLTGLPNRSLFRDRLAQAVARADRQEHLVALLFLDLDRFKTINDSLGHTSGDHLLLQVAHRLKSVLRKCDTVARLGGDEFTLILEDISHIDVVSGLANKILDIFAEPFVLDNQEFYISTSIGITLYPFDETDIDNLIKDADTAMYHAKAMGRNNYQFYTQEINKKDNDRLTLETDLRKALDRDEFQLHFQPKINLKNGKVVGVEALLRWKNHPNVSPAAYIPLLEETGLIIPVGEWVLRTACNQIRAWQAEKLPALHIAVNLSVRQFSQKDLIDTISRILNETGLEPYLLELEITESLLMDNKESNIAILTNIKNMGVRISMDDFGTGYSSLSYLKRFPIHTLKIDQSFVKGITTNADDAAIAGAIINLAHSLRLNVVAEGVETQEQHDFLLQNDCNQAQGYLISRPLPAAEFETWLKARNA from the coding sequence ATGCAAACTGATTCCACCACCCTGATAAAACTCATTAATTGGCTGGCAGGGACTGTTGCCATATTTATCGCCGCAGCTGTACCAGCCAGCTATTTATTTATTTCTTATCAATATGTTGGGGCTGAACTCCAAACCAAAGCCAACTATACCGCGATCCAGATCACTGCTTTAATCAATAAAACCCCGGCAACATGGATACGTGAGGAACAAAAACTTACTGCCTTGCTTTCCAGCATACCTGAAACTGAAAAAACCCCTGAATCGAGTTTCATAACGGACATCCACGGTAAAACAATTGCTAGCAGCCCAACAAACTGGCCTGCTACTGTAACGATTTCCCGCTCTGCAGCGTTCTATGATTCCGGCCTTGAAATCGGGAATGTCACGCTAATCAGATCGCTTTTGCCTTTATTTACCACAACTGCCCTATTTGGTTTGGCTGGAATTACTTTAGGGTTAATCATTTTTATTGCACTCCGGGTATTACCTATACGCGCTTTGAATAGTGCAGTTAACGCAATGCGCCAAAAGGAAAAACGCCTTCAGGTTGTTTTGGAAAATGCAGCAGATGGTATTCTGAGTGTAGCGCTTGATGGCTTAATTGAATCCAGCAACCCAGCTGCAGAGAAAATTTTCGGGTTACCTCAGATAACCGGCATGAACTTTAGCGAACTGGTTCCTGATCCGCACGCTACCCGTTTAACAAACCAGCTGACTCAAAGAGGTAAATCCGAGTCCATTGGTAAGCATGCAGATGGGTCTTCTTTCCCCATTGAGTTGGATATCAGTGAAGCGATGATGGATAAACGCTTAACGCTGATTGTTATTGTTAGAGATATTTCAGAACGAAAGGAAGCAGAACAAAAACTCTCTTTTCTGGCCAATTTTGACAGCCTCACGGGATTGCCAAATCGCAGTTTATTCAGGGATCGCCTTGCGCAAGCAGTGGCTCGAGCAGATAGACAAGAGCATTTGGTCGCTTTACTCTTCCTTGACCTGGATAGATTCAAAACCATCAATGACAGCCTGGGCCATACAAGTGGCGATCATTTGCTGCTGCAAGTTGCACATCGCTTAAAATCAGTGCTGAGAAAATGCGACACTGTTGCCAGATTGGGTGGAGATGAGTTCACGCTGATACTGGAAGATATTTCACATATCGATGTTGTATCCGGCTTGGCAAATAAAATCCTGGATATTTTTGCAGAGCCTTTTGTTCTGGATAATCAGGAATTTTATATTTCCACCAGCATTGGCATTACGCTCTATCCTTTTGACGAAACTGACATCGATAATCTCATCAAAGATGCCGATACTGCCATGTACCACGCTAAAGCCATGGGCAGGAATAATTACCAGTTTTACACTCAGGAAATCAACAAGAAAGACAATGACCGCTTGACGTTGGAGACCGACCTTCGAAAAGCGTTGGACCGTGATGAGTTCCAGCTACATTTCCAGCCGAAAATCAATCTGAAAAACGGTAAGGTAGTGGGTGTAGAAGCACTATTACGCTGGAAAAATCATCCTAATGTTTCACCCGCAGCCTATATCCCACTGTTAGAAGAAACGGGTTTGATTATCCCGGTAGGTGAATGGGTATTGCGAACCGCCTGCAACCAGATCCGCGCTTGGCAAGCGGAAAAACTACCGGCTTTACATATTGCGGTCAACCTTTCAGTTCGGCAATTCAGTCAGAAAGATCTGATCGATACAATCTCCCGAATTCTCAATGAAACAGGGCTGGAACCCTATTTACTTGAACTGGAAATTACTGAAAGCTTGCTCATGGATAACAAGGAAAGCAATATTGCCATCCTGACAAATATAAAAAATATGGGGGTTCGCATTTCCATGGATGACTTTGGCACAGGCTATTCTTCACTCAGCTACCTGAAGCGGTTTCCAATACACACATTGAAAATTGATCAGTCTTTCGTCAAAGGCATCACGACCAATGCGGATGATGCTGCAATTGCAGGTGCCATCATTAATCTGGCTCACAGCTTACGTCTTAATGTTGTTGCTGAAGGCGTAGAAACACAAGAACAACACGATTTCTTGCTTCAGAATGATTGCAACCAGGCTCAAGGTTATTTGATCAGCCGCCCTTTGCCAGCAGCGGAATTCGAAACATGGCTCAAGGCAAGAAATGCCTGA